The following coding sequences lie in one Pan paniscus chromosome X, NHGRI_mPanPan1-v2.0_pri, whole genome shotgun sequence genomic window:
- the TSR2 gene encoding pre-rRNA-processing protein TSR2 homolog isoform X1, translated as MAGAAEDARALFRAGVCAALEAWPALQIAVENGFGGVHSQEKAKWLGGAVEDYFMRNADLELDEVEDFLGELLTNEFDTVVEDGSLPQVSQQLQTMFHHFQRGDGAALREMASCITQRKCKVTATALKTARETDEDEDDVDSVEEMEVTATNDGAATDGVCPQPEPSDPDAQTIKEEDIVEDGWTIVRRKK; from the exons ATGGCGGGCGCTGCAGAAGATGCGCGAGCTCTTTTCCGGGCTGGGGTCTGCGCGGCCCTGGAGGCCTGGCCGGCCTTGCAG ATCGCTGTGGAGAATGGCTTCGGGGGTGTGCACAGCCAGGAGAAGGCCAAGTGGCTGGGGGGTGCAGTGGAGGATTACTTCATGCGcaatg CTGACTTGGAGCTAGATGAGGTGGAAGACTTCCTTGGAGAGCTGTTGACCAACGAGTTTGATACAGTTGTGGAAGACGGGAGTCTGCCCCAG GTGAGCCAGCAACTGCAGACCATGTTCCACCACTTCCAGAGGGGTGATGGGGCTGCTCTGAGGGAGATGGCCTCCTGCATCACTCAAAGAAAATGCAAGGTCACAGCCACTGCACTTAAGACAGCTAGAGAGActgatgaggatgaagatgatGTTGACAGTGTGGAAGAGATGGAG GTCACAGCTACGAATGATGGGGCTGCTACAGATGGGGTCTGCCCCCAGCCTGAACCCTCTGATCCAGACGCTCAGACTATTAAGGAAGAGGATATAGTGGAAGATGGCTGGACCATTGTCCGGAGAAAAAAATGA
- the TSR2 gene encoding pre-rRNA-processing protein TSR2 homolog isoform X2, producing the protein MFHHFQRGDGAALREMASCITQRKCKVTATALKTARETDEDEDDVDSVEEMEVTATNDGAATDGVCPQPEPSDPDAQTIKEEDIVEDGWTIVRRKK; encoded by the exons ATGTTCCACCACTTCCAGAGGGGTGATGGGGCTGCTCTGAGGGAGATGGCCTCCTGCATCACTCAAAGAAAATGCAAGGTCACAGCCACTGCACTTAAGACAGCTAGAGAGActgatgaggatgaagatgatGTTGACAGTGTGGAAGAGATGGAG GTCACAGCTACGAATGATGGGGCTGCTACAGATGGGGTCTGCCCCCAGCCTGAACCCTCTGATCCAGACGCTCAGACTATTAAGGAAGAGGATATAGTGGAAGATGGCTGGACCATTGTCCGGAGAAAAAAATGA